The segment TGAAAAATCTTTTGGTATTTCTATGTTCCCGAATTCGATGATGGAGGCTTTGAAAACCATCGTTGCAGATCAGAAGAACATGGTTCATAGCCGTCTTAAAGATAGCTCGATCGTTTGGGGTACAGCGACTCTTGATGGCAAACCGCTTTCAGGAGTGACAGTAATTTCCGAAACCGATCCAGAAGCCAAAGCGATTTACTTTAATGAGTTTCTCATTCCAGATCCGAAGCTGACTTCAACAAGCTCTAGCGGATTGTATGCTTTTGTCGACCTTGGTGAGGGCTTTCATGCCCTGCTCGCGCAAAGAGGTGATTCTTATTTTGGTCACCAAAATGTTGAAGTTGAAGCTGGCAGTGTTGCTATTGGCGATATTCAAAGCACTTTACACACAGAACCGGTTCGCGTTCGCGCGTTTGATGCGTTTAGTGGTGAGCCCGTTTCTTTAGTAGCAAATCTGCAAAGCTTATCTGAGCCACTGCAAATTAATGAGGGCTCCGCATCGATTGTACTACCGCAAGTTTCTCGTATGAGCATGATCTATACTGAAGCACCGGCAGCTTACGTGAGCGCAAATTATTTCTATAACGATCAAGATTCTTTCATTCACTTACCAATGATTAATCCTGAGTGGCTCGCTGAACTTAAAACAATTGCAAAAGCGAATGAGACTCCACAAACAGGAACCATCATTGGTTTCTTTGGTGAAGAAAGATTTGAAGCTTATCTTGCGGGCCAAGACAAAGATTCACCGGCGACAATTATTTACTTTGATGCTGCAGGAAGAGTTGTTGATGGTCGCCAGGGAGTTGCTGGCGGTGGTTTTGTGATCTTCAATGCGCCTTACGGCACCCAAGAAACTGTGATCGTCGGCGCATCGGAGAAAGTTTTCTCTAAAGTCGTTCCAGTCGATACCGACACAGTTTCAGTTCTAAACTTTACTTCTTACTAGAATAGAAGCCCTTTACCATTTCTTTAAAAACACGGCCGCGATCTTCGAAGCTTTTAAACTCGTCCAGGCTTGTTCCGCCGGGACTTAGTAAAACAATGTCATTACTTTGAACGTGAGAAAAAACATCATTCAATGCCTCGCCAAGGGTTGCAAATTGAGGACCTGGCAGGCCAGATTTGCTTTGAGCCACTGCGCGCCCTTCCCCGAAAAAGGAGAAATAGGTTCTTGGCAAGATTCCGATTTCAGAAATCTCTTCCCAAGGAAGATTTTTATCACGCCCACCGATTAAAAGGTGCAAGCGTCCATTCGGAGCTAAGTATTCATGCGCCACTTCGGCCGCTGTGATCACACTATCAAGAGCTGTTGCTTTGCTGTCGTTAATGTAACGAACGCCATCAAAGATGCCGACGTTTTCAAGACGATGCTCAAGTCCTTCAAAACCTTTCATTCCTTGAATGGCAGAAATAGGCCAATGGCAATGCAACGCAATTTGCGAAGCCAAAGCTAAGTTATCCTGATTATGGGACCCTAGCAGGGCACTTTGAGAAAGCGCATGAGGCATTAAGGCCTTGTCCTGACGGGAAACAATCACACAACGAGAGAACTCCGGTTGCTTTTCTGCGAAGCTGACAAGATCACCCCCGTTTTTATTGAGAAACATAGCTCCTGATGTCTGATCAATCATATGCCACTTGGTAAGATAGTAATCTTTAAGGGAGTCGTATCTTTCCATATGGTTTGCCGACAAAAAGGTAATTGCTGAGTGATCGAGCTTGAGATCCTTACAATTTTCAAGCTGATAACTGGAAAGCTCAAGCACGATCCATTGAGCCCGCGGCCGTTTTCCGGTGAGGACTCCTAAAGCATAATCACAGAATGGAGTGCCAAGGTTGCCACCTACAAAAGCGTTTTTATCAAAGGCAGCAAGACCGGCGCCCAAAAGTGAAACTGTCGTACTTTTACCTAGAGAGCCTGTCACGCCAATAACTTTTTCATCTGCAAGAACTTCGCAGGCAAGATTGATTTCGCTTGTGATTACCACCCCGGACTTTTGGGCTTCAATAATCCAAGAAGACTTTAGCGGGACCCCTGGAGAAACCACGAGTGTTTTTGGTCTTCCTTGGGACATCAAAGTTTGGGGATCTTTAAATTGAGCGGGAGCTTTTTGATCAAAGGTCAGAACGTCCTCACGCTTCAGGCCGCGAGCCAACAAAAAGCGCTCGGCACTTTCCCCACTTCTAGCCATTCCTACGATTGCAACCGGTGTTTGAATCATGAACTCCCTCGTCCTCGCGAAATAATGACTTAAATTTGGCCCTTTGCAAAGGAATGATTCTAGGTCAAAATTAAATAATGAACGGCGAAACTTCTCCAAGCTTCAAAAGCGCAAAATACACAGCCATTATTAGCGACCTGCATCTGTGCGAGGCCGAGC is part of the Bdellovibrionales bacterium genome and harbors:
- the murD gene encoding UDP-N-acetylmuramoyl-L-alanine--D-glutamate ligase, producing MARSGESAERFLLARGLKREDVLTFDQKAPAQFKDPQTLMSQGRPKTLVVSPGVPLKSSWIIEAQKSGVVITSEINLACEVLADEKVIGVTGSLGKSTTVSLLGAGLAAFDKNAFVGGNLGTPFCDYALGVLTGKRPRAQWIVLELSSYQLENCKDLKLDHSAITFLSANHMERYDSLKDYYLTKWHMIDQTSGAMFLNKNGGDLVSFAEKQPEFSRCVIVSRQDKALMPHALSQSALLGSHNQDNLALASQIALHCHWPISAIQGMKGFEGLEHRLENVGIFDGVRYINDSKATALDSVITAAEVAHEYLAPNGRLHLLIGGRDKNLPWEEISEIGILPRTYFSFFGEGRAVAQSKSGLPGPQFATLGEALNDVFSHVQSNDIVLLSPGGTSLDEFKSFEDRGRVFKEMVKGFYSSKK